From Juglans regia cultivar Chandler chromosome 6, Walnut 2.0, whole genome shotgun sequence, the proteins below share one genomic window:
- the LOC109008186 gene encoding uncharacterized protein LOC109008186: MAATRLLRSSRPLNLGLASSSSSSSSSLSGKAVRCLSKAGFNGEKIFSGYGEKKSVAVALKAASVAAPERIVTSAPGMSRGILDFSSLIVANIRHAMVILVRTAVKQKRRKMYIQMFLEKAIVDCRFFTLFAVAGSLLGSVLCFLEGCFTIVESYLQYFHSLSHKADQEHVMQLLIEAIDMFLIGTAMLMFGMGLYVIFVGKKTMTKEGPRLSGSNLFGLFYMKTLPAWVEMQSVSQAKSKIGHAVMMILQVGVLEKFKNVPLVTGVDLACFAGAVLISSASIFLLSRLSSTVGTST; encoded by the exons ATGGCAGCCACAAGATTATTACGTAGTTCTAGACCTTTGAATCTTGGTCttgcttcatcttcttcttcgtcgtcttcttctttgTCCGGGAAGGCGGTGAGGTGCTTAAGCAAGGCGGGCTTTAATGGAGAGAAGATATTTTCTGGGTATGGCGAGAAGAAATCGGTGGCCGTGGCTTTGAAGGCCGCGTCTGTGGCTGCTCCGGAGAGAATAGTAACCTCTGCACCGGGAATGAGTCGGGGAATATTGGATTTTTCTTCTCTAATTGTGGCAAATATTAGGCATGCTATGGTGATTCTAGTGAGGACGGCCGTGAAGCAGAAGCGGCGGAAAATGTACATCCAAATGTTCCTTGAAAAG GCTATAGTTGATTGCCGATTCTTTACATTATTTGCTGTTGCGGGATCCTTACTCGGTTCGGTTTTGTGTTTCCTTGAG GGTTGCTTTACCATCGTAGAATCATATTTACAGTATTTCCATTCGTTGTCACATAAGGCGGATCAAGAACATGTGATGCAGCTACTTATTGAAGCcatag ACATGTTCCTCATAGGAACTGCCATGCTCATGTTCGGGATGGGTTTGTATGTCATTTTTGTTGGGAAAAAGACAATGACAAAAGAAGGGCCACGGCTTTCCGGGTCAAACTTATTCGGGCTCTTCTATATGAAG ACACTTCCAGCGTGGGTTGAGATGCAATCAGTTTCACAAGCCAAGTCGAAAATCGGCCATGCTGTGATGATGATACTTCAAGTGGGAGTGTTGGAGAAGTTCAAGAACGTACCTCTGGTTACTGGAGTCGATCTTGCCTGTTTTGCAGGGGCTGTGCTAATTTCCTCAGCTAGCATCTTCCTTCTCTCAAGACTCTCATCTACTGTCGGAACTAGTACGTAA